From the genome of Halorussus caseinilyticus, one region includes:
- a CDS encoding phospholipase D-like domain-containing protein, with product MSPSTSTPPTADAATLLAVLLAVVSVTAPVAVAASAHAETSSVGATAANDAPVDSPSATTPPEIVALYPNPVADGDAGEFVVLRVPESTDLSRWALADGEATVSLPNATVSGRVAVSTDPRVARNLTDAPVYPLAGDLSLANGGETVRLVGGETVRLVGGDTAASETEDRENTTIASAVTYENAPEGERRHRVRTAARRSGRGADGSESASGADGERTTRWRWTPLGATDFGVARTGPVEVRAFVLPDAPGVPLEALRRADRRILLGGYSFASPRVADALASATRRGVEVRVLVDGAPVGGLSRRSAELLDSLVARGVEVRVLGGPRARYDFHHAKYAVADDRALVMTENWKPAGTGGHASRGWGAVVRSEAAAGRLADLFEADAGWRGAQPWSEFRRGRTFTAAEGAPANATYPSNVASSNLDVASSSILIAPDNAEDALLSELNAADESIRVQQVAVGGRTHSLLRATLRAARRGVKVEILLSSAWYVEEDNRKLVEWLNRVADEEDLPLEARLADSRGRYEKIHAKGVVVDGEAAVVGSLNWNNHSARENREVAVVLRGEEVGGFYADVFDSDWEASAGGAGGGSNRVPVGLLGAVAVGALVAIAFAKREVVFEKGR from the coding sequence GTGTCCCCTTCCACGTCCACGCCTCCGACGGCCGATGCGGCGACGCTCCTCGCCGTCCTGCTTGCGGTCGTCTCGGTGACTGCTCCGGTGGCCGTCGCCGCGAGCGCGCACGCAGAGACGAGTTCGGTCGGCGCGACGGCGGCCAACGACGCGCCGGTCGATTCCCCGTCCGCGACCACCCCACCCGAAATCGTCGCGCTCTACCCGAACCCGGTCGCCGACGGTGACGCCGGGGAGTTCGTCGTCCTCCGGGTTCCCGAGTCCACCGACCTCTCGCGGTGGGCACTCGCCGACGGCGAAGCCACCGTCTCGCTCCCGAACGCGACCGTCTCGGGCCGAGTCGCGGTCTCGACCGACCCGCGAGTCGCGCGGAACCTGACCGACGCGCCCGTCTACCCGCTCGCGGGTGACCTCTCGCTAGCGAACGGCGGCGAAACTGTCCGACTGGTCGGCGGGGAGACGGTCCGACTGGTCGGCGGCGACACTGCCGCGAGCGAGACCGAGGACCGCGAAAACACCACTATCGCTTCAGCCGTCACCTACGAGAACGCTCCCGAGGGCGAGCGCCGCCATCGCGTCCGGACCGCTGCCCGGCGGTCCGGACGCGGGGCGGATGGCTCCGAAAGCGCGTCCGGCGCGGACGGCGAGCGCACGACTCGCTGGCGGTGGACGCCGCTGGGCGCGACCGACTTCGGCGTCGCCCGGACCGGACCCGTCGAGGTCCGGGCGTTCGTCCTCCCCGACGCGCCCGGGGTCCCCCTCGAAGCCCTCCGGCGGGCCGACCGCCGAATCCTGCTCGGTGGCTACAGTTTCGCCTCGCCGCGAGTCGCCGACGCGCTCGCGTCGGCGACTCGCCGCGGCGTCGAAGTCCGGGTTCTCGTGGACGGCGCGCCGGTCGGCGGTCTCTCGCGGCGGAGCGCCGAACTCCTCGACTCGCTGGTCGCCCGCGGCGTGGAGGTCCGCGTCCTCGGCGGACCCCGCGCACGCTACGACTTCCACCACGCGAAGTACGCCGTCGCCGACGACCGGGCGCTGGTGATGACCGAGAACTGGAAACCCGCCGGGACGGGCGGCCACGCGAGTCGCGGGTGGGGCGCGGTGGTGCGGAGCGAGGCGGCCGCGGGCCGCCTCGCCGACCTCTTCGAGGCCGACGCCGGGTGGCGCGGCGCGCAACCGTGGTCGGAGTTCCGGCGCGGGCGGACGTTCACCGCCGCGGAGGGCGCACCGGCGAACGCGACCTATCCGTCGAACGTCGCGTCGAGCAATCTCGACGTTGCTTCGAGCAGTATTTTGATTGCTCCAGACAATGCAGAGGATGCTTTGCTATCGGAGCTAAATGCCGCCGACGAGTCGATTCGCGTCCAGCAGGTCGCGGTCGGCGGGCGGACGCACTCGCTCCTGCGCGCGACCCTGCGGGCCGCGCGCCGGGGTGTGAAGGTCGAGATTTTGCTCTCCAGCGCGTGGTACGTCGAGGAGGACAACCGGAAACTCGTGGAGTGGTTGAACCGGGTCGCGGACGAGGAGGACCTACCGCTGGAAGCACGCCTCGCCGACTCCCGCGGGCGCTACGAGAAGATTCACGCCAAGGGCGTGGTCGTGGACGGCGAGGCGGCGGTGGTCGGAAGCCTCAACTGGAACAACCATTCGGCGCGAGAGAACCGGGAAGTCGCAGTCGTGTTGCGCGGCGAGGAAGTCGGCGGGTTCTACGCCGACGTGTTCGACAGCGACTGGGAGGCGAGCGCGGGCGGAGCGGGAGGTGGTTCGAACCGCGTGCCGGTCGGACTTCTCGGGGCCGTCGCTGTCGGTGCGCTCGTCGCAATCGCGTTCGCAAAACGGGAGGTCGTCTTCGAGAAAGGCCGATAG
- a CDS encoding DHH family phosphoesterase: MTSTDGSGEVVVYDLDPDCTLDDVEEGNYYHATVNGVVDYGVFVDVSDTVSGLAHESNYDGSYEVGDDLVVELTEIRENGDLSFVPTELGDYETVEVGHDYDISDAGELSEAVGDTVHLEGEVVQIKQTGGPTIFHVSDETGVIPCAAFEEAGVRAYPGVEIDDVVRVTGQVEERDNALQVEADSLDVLTDDDAEEVRERLAAAFEERAEPHEVEPLVEWPALEQMVPDLKEVAQQLRRTVLESRPIRVRHHADGDGMCASIPVQYALERFIEETHQDPEAKRHLFKRLPSKAPFYEMEDVTRDLNFALEDQARHGQKLPLLLMLDNGSTAEDVPAYKNLAHYDIPIVVVDHHHPDPEAVEPYVDAHVNPYLYDEDYRITTGMMCVELARMIWPDITEELRHVPAVAGLCDRSKADTMTDYVDLAESEGYEESLLRDIGEALDYEAHWLKYDAGRNLINDVLNVGTDDESRHRELVEFLADTAESEVEDQLDAAMPHVEHERLDSDANLYRIDVENHAHRFTYPAPGKTTGEIHDRKVQQTGEPVITIGYGPDFAVLRSDGVRLDIPEMVSELNEEVVGGGVSGGGHLVVGSIKFVPGMREEVLDALVEKMADAEIDEELQSTTVGHERTDD, encoded by the coding sequence ATGACATCTACTGATGGCTCCGGCGAGGTCGTAGTCTACGACCTCGACCCGGACTGTACCCTCGACGACGTAGAAGAGGGCAACTACTACCACGCCACGGTCAACGGCGTGGTCGATTACGGGGTGTTCGTTGACGTTTCCGACACTGTCTCCGGTCTCGCTCACGAGTCGAACTACGACGGGAGCTACGAGGTCGGCGACGACCTCGTGGTCGAACTGACCGAGATTCGGGAGAACGGCGACCTGAGTTTCGTTCCGACCGAACTCGGCGACTACGAGACGGTCGAAGTCGGCCACGACTACGACATCTCCGACGCGGGCGAACTCTCCGAGGCGGTCGGCGATACCGTCCACCTCGAAGGCGAAGTCGTCCAAATCAAGCAGACCGGCGGCCCGACCATCTTCCACGTCAGCGACGAGACTGGCGTCATCCCCTGCGCGGCCTTCGAGGAGGCGGGCGTCCGCGCCTACCCCGGTGTCGAAATCGACGACGTGGTTCGCGTCACCGGACAGGTCGAAGAGCGAGACAACGCCCTACAGGTCGAAGCCGACTCGCTCGACGTGTTGACCGACGACGACGCCGAGGAGGTCCGCGAGCGTCTCGCGGCGGCCTTCGAGGAACGCGCCGAACCCCACGAAGTCGAACCGCTCGTGGAGTGGCCCGCGCTGGAGCAGATGGTACCCGACCTGAAAGAGGTCGCCCAACAGCTCCGCCGGACCGTCCTCGAAAGTCGGCCGATTCGGGTGCGCCACCACGCCGACGGCGACGGGATGTGCGCCTCGATTCCGGTCCAGTACGCGCTGGAGCGGTTCATCGAAGAGACGCACCAAGACCCCGAGGCCAAGCGCCACCTGTTCAAGCGCCTCCCCTCGAAGGCCCCCTTCTACGAGATGGAGGACGTGACCCGTGACCTCAACTTCGCGCTGGAGGACCAAGCGCGCCACGGCCAGAAGTTGCCGCTCCTGTTGATGCTCGACAACGGGAGTACCGCCGAGGACGTGCCCGCCTACAAGAACCTCGCGCACTACGACATACCCATCGTGGTCGTGGACCACCACCACCCCGACCCCGAGGCGGTCGAACCCTACGTGGACGCTCACGTCAACCCGTACCTCTACGACGAGGACTACCGCATCACGACCGGGATGATGTGCGTCGAACTCGCACGAATGATTTGGCCCGACATCACCGAGGAACTCCGCCACGTTCCCGCCGTCGCGGGTCTGTGCGACCGGTCGAAGGCCGACACCATGACCGACTACGTGGACCTCGCCGAGTCGGAAGGCTACGAGGAGTCACTCCTCCGGGACATCGGCGAAGCTCTCGACTACGAGGCTCACTGGCTGAAGTACGACGCGGGGCGCAACCTCATCAACGACGTGTTGAACGTCGGAACCGACGACGAGTCGCGCCACCGCGAACTCGTGGAGTTCCTCGCCGACACCGCCGAGTCCGAGGTCGAGGACCAACTCGACGCCGCGATGCCCCACGTCGAACACGAGCGACTCGACAGCGACGCCAACCTCTACCGCATCGACGTGGAGAACCACGCCCACCGGTTCACCTACCCCGCGCCGGGCAAGACCACGGGCGAAATCCACGACCGGAAGGTCCAACAGACCGGCGAACCCGTCATCACCATCGGCTACGGCCCGGACTTCGCAGTCCTGCGCTCGGACGGCGTGCGCTTGGACATCCCCGAGATGGTCTCGGAACTCAACGAGGAAGTCGTCGGCGGCGGCGTCTCGGGCGGCGGCCACCTCGTCGTCGGGTCCATCAAGTTCGTGCCCGGCATGCGCGAGGAAGTGCTGGACGCCCTCGTGGAGAAGATGGCCGACGCCGAAATCGACGAGGAGTTGCAGAGTACGACCGTGGGTCACGAGCGAACCGACGACTGA